The sequence below is a genomic window from Luteimonas sp. MC1825.
GCGACTTGCCGTAGGCCACGCTGATGTCCGGGAAGGCATAGAACGCGCCCTGCGGCACCGGGCAGACCACGCCCGGGATCGCGCGCAGCGCCGCCACCACCTGGTCGCGCTTGGCCTGGAACTCGGCACAACGCGCCGCCGGCACGTCCTGCGGGCCCGACAGCGCGGCGACGGCGGCCGCAGTGACGATCTCCGGCAGGTTGGTGATGTGGTTGGAGTTCATGGTGGTCACGGCCTGGGCCACGACCTCCGGACCGGCCATGAAGCCTGCGCGCCAGCCCGGCATGCCGTAGGTCTTGGACAGCGAGTCCACGAAGATCACCCGGTCGCGCAGCTCGGGGCGCGCCTGCACGAAGTTGTGGTAGCCGACACCGTCGAACACCATGGTGTTGTAGATGTCGTCGGTGATGATCCAGGTGTCCGGATGGCGGGCGAACACGTCGGCCAGCGCGCTGATCTCGTCCCGGGTGTAGACCATGCCCGTCGGGTTGGACGGGTTGTTGAACAGGAACACCTTCGGCTTCTTCGCCAGCGCGGCGTCGAGCTGCGCGGGGCTGAGCTTGTAGTCCTGCTCGGGCGGGCACGGCAGCAGCTGGATGTCCGCGCCGACGATCTCGCCGATGTCCAGGTAGCTGGTCCAGTACGGGGTAGCGAAGGCGAACCCGTCGCCCTCGTCCAGCAGCGCTTCCGCCAGGTTGTAGAGCACGTGCTTGGCGCCCACGCCGGTGGCGCAGTTGGCACGGGTGTAGCCGTCGAGGCCGAGCGCCTGCATGTGCGCCAGGAAGGCATCCAGCAGCTCGTTGGCGCCGCGGTTGCTGCCGTACTGGCCGGAATCGTGCTCCAGCGCCTGGCGCGCGGCGGCGTAGACATGCTCGCCGGGCAGGAAGTTGGGAACACCGATCGAGAAACTGATGATGTCGCGGCCTTCGGCCTTGAGACGCTTGGCCTTTTCGGCCACGACCATGATCGCGCTGGGCTTGGCGCGGCCCATTCGCTTGGCGAGCTGCAGCATCGCGGAACCTCGGGAGTTGGGTGGGCTGGGCGGCGGGCCGGTGGCCGCGCCGCGCGTATTTCAGCCGGTTATTCTAACAGCCCGGGCATCGCCGGGGCCCTGCGCGGCCGCACGCGGCGGCGCGTCGCAGGGCGGCACGGGTCACGCGGAGAGGATGCGGTTCCACTCGGCGACGCGCTCCGGCTTGGCCGCCAGCGCGGCGTCGACGTCACCCTGCACGGTCACCGAGGTAATGGCGTCGCCCTGCTTGATCGCATCGACCACGTCCAGGCCTTCCACGACCTTGCCGAAGACGGTGTGCTTGCCGTCGAGCCAGTCGGTCTTGATGTGGGTGATGAAGAACTGGCTGCCATTGGTGTTGGGGCCGGCGTTGGCCATCGACAGCACGCCGCGCTCATGCTTCACGCCGTTGCCGGTCTCGTCCTCGAACTTGTAGCCGGGGCCGCCGGTACCGGTGCCCTGGGGGCAGCCGCCCTGGACCATGAAGTCCGGAATCACCCGGTGGAAGCTCAGGCCGTCGTAGAAGCCGTGCCTGGCGAGGTTGACGAAGCTGGCGACCGTGAGCGGGGCCTTGTCGGGGTAGAGCTCGACCTTGATCTGGCCACGGGCGGTGTCGAAAACGGCATTCAGGGACATGGTGGATTCCTGGTGGAGGGATGCTGGAAGGGCCGGCCCGGGCGCGGCTGACGGACCTCGTCGGGGCGACGGCACCGTGGCGACGATATGGAGCCGCCGGGGCGGATTCCAACACTAGATGACGCCAGCGGATGGGGCTGTATACTACCGGGCTTCCCAAAACAAGGTCCCGCGCGCCCTGCCCGACAACGGCACCCAGGTGCGGCTTTCCCGATGTCCATCGAACGCCTCCGCAATATCGCCATCGTCGCCCACGTCGACCACGGCAAGACCACCCTCGTCGATTGCCTGCTCAAGCAATCCGGTACGTTCAACGAACGCACGGTCACGGCCGAGCGGATGATGGACAGCAACGACCAGGAAAAGGAACGTGGCATCACGATCCTCTCCAAGAACACCGCCATCAACTGGAATGGCAACCGCATCAACATCGTCGACACCCCTGGACACGCCGACTTCGGTGGCGAGGTCGAGCGCGTGCTGTCGATGGTCGACTCGGTGCTGATCCTCGTCGACGCCATGGACGGACCGATGCCGCAGACGCGCTTCGTGACCCAGAAGGCGTTCGCGATGGGATTCAACCCGATCGTCGTGGTCAACAAGATCGACCGCCCGGGCGCGCGCCCGGACTGGGTGATCGACCAGGTGTTCGACCTGTTCGACAAGCTCGGCGCCACCAACGAACAGCTCGACTTCCCGATCGTCTACGCGTCGGCGCTGCACGGCTACGCGAGCCTGGAAGACACGGCCCGCGACGGCGACATGACCCCGCTGTACGAAGCGATCATGAAGCACGTGCCGCCGCCCACCGTGGATCCGGACGGCCCGTTCCAGATGCGCATCAGCCAGCTGGACTACAACAACTTCGTCGGCCTGATCGGCATCGGCCGCATCCAGCGCGGCACGGTGCGCACCAACATGCCGGTGAGCGTGGTCGACCGCCACGGCAAGAAGCGCCAGGCCAAGGTGATGCAGGTGCTGGGCTTCCTCGGCCTGGAGCGCGTCGAAGTCGATGAAGGCAAGGCAGGCGACATCCTCGCCCTCTCCGGCATCGCCGACCTGTCGATCTCCGACACCGTCTGCGCGCTCGACACGCCCGAGGCGCTGCCTGCGCTGACGGTCGACGAGCCGACCATCAGCATGACGTTCCAGGTCAACAATTCGCCGTTCGCCGGCAACAAGGACCGCAGCGGCGGCAAGTTCATCACCAGCCGCCAGATCCGCGAGCGCCTGGAACGCGAGACGCTGCACAACGTCGCGCTCAAGGTCGAGGAAGGCTCGGACCCGGACAAGTTCCTGGTCTCAGGCCGCGGCGAGCTGCACCTCTCGGTGCTGATCGAAACCATGCGCCGCGAAGGCTTCGAGCTTGCCGTGTCGCGCCCCGAAGTGATCATCAAGACCATCGACGGCCAGCAGATGGAGCCGGTCGAGCAGCTGGTGGTCGACATCGAGGAAGTGCACCAGGGCGGCGTGATGGAGAAGCTCGGCATCCGCAAGGGCCAGCTGAAGAACATGGAGTCCGACGGCAAGGGACGCGTGCGCCTGGACTACATGATCCCGGCCCGCGGCCTGATCGGCTTCCAGAACGAGTTCAAGACGCTGACCCAGGGCACCGGCCTGCTGTTCCATGTGTTCGACCATTACGGCCCGAAGGAACAGGGCGCGATCGCCAAGCGCACCAATGGCGTGATGATCGCCAATGCGCCGGGCGTCACCCCCGCCTACTCGCTGGGACCGCTGGAAGAACGCGGCAAGCTGTTCGCGGCCGAGGGCGACAACGTGTACGAGGGCCAGCTGATCGGCATCCACTCGAAGGACAACGACCTCACCGTCAATGCCATCAAGACCAAGCCGCTGACCAACATGCGTGCGTCGGGCAAGGATGACGCCATCAAGCTGACGCCGGCGATCAAGTACACGCTGGAGCAGGCGCTGGACTTCATCGAGGACGACGAGCTGGTCGAAGTCACCCCGAAGGAAATCCGCCTGCGCAAGAAGCACCTCAGCGAAACCGATCGCAAGCGCGCCAGCCGCGCGGCGTGATCTGGAAAGGCCCGGCAATGCCGGGCCTTTTTTTTGCTGACACGGGTGCCTGGGGCGCCGCCTTGCGCGGTGGCCCAGGAGCACACCTCGCGACCTCGCGCGTTGGCTTCCCCGAAACCTGCAGCACCACGCCCCGCCCCGAAGTGGCCGGAAGGCCTTCGCGGGGAAGTAAAGGAGGAGGCGCCCGCCGTGAGGCGGATGCCGGGGGACATGAGCCGCGAAGGCCTGCCGGCCACCACGGCGGTCCAGACCTCTTTCGTGATGTGGCAGCTTTACGCCGGCGCGGGCGTGGCCAGCTGC
It includes:
- a CDS encoding aminotransferase class I/II-fold pyridoxal phosphate-dependent enzyme → MLQLAKRMGRAKPSAIMVVAEKAKRLKAEGRDIISFSIGVPNFLPGEHVYAAARQALEHDSGQYGSNRGANELLDAFLAHMQALGLDGYTRANCATGVGAKHVLYNLAEALLDEGDGFAFATPYWTSYLDIGEIVGADIQLLPCPPEQDYKLSPAQLDAALAKKPKVFLFNNPSNPTGMVYTRDEISALADVFARHPDTWIITDDIYNTMVFDGVGYHNFVQARPELRDRVIFVDSLSKTYGMPGWRAGFMAGPEVVAQAVTTMNSNHITNLPEIVTAAAVAALSGPQDVPAARCAEFQAKRDQVVAALRAIPGVVCPVPQGAFYAFPDISVAYGKSHAGKVIANDVDFCAALLEAKGVACVPGSAFGEPRGMRISYTCPTPQLAPGLERIQAFFAELQ
- a CDS encoding peptidylprolyl isomerase, encoding MSLNAVFDTARGQIKVELYPDKAPLTVASFVNLARHGFYDGLSFHRVIPDFMVQGGCPQGTGTGGPGYKFEDETGNGVKHERGVLSMANAGPNTNGSQFFITHIKTDWLDGKHTVFGKVVEGLDVVDAIKQGDAITSVTVQGDVDAALAAKPERVAEWNRILSA
- the typA gene encoding translational GTPase TypA — encoded protein: MSIERLRNIAIVAHVDHGKTTLVDCLLKQSGTFNERTVTAERMMDSNDQEKERGITILSKNTAINWNGNRINIVDTPGHADFGGEVERVLSMVDSVLILVDAMDGPMPQTRFVTQKAFAMGFNPIVVVNKIDRPGARPDWVIDQVFDLFDKLGATNEQLDFPIVYASALHGYASLEDTARDGDMTPLYEAIMKHVPPPTVDPDGPFQMRISQLDYNNFVGLIGIGRIQRGTVRTNMPVSVVDRHGKKRQAKVMQVLGFLGLERVEVDEGKAGDILALSGIADLSISDTVCALDTPEALPALTVDEPTISMTFQVNNSPFAGNKDRSGGKFITSRQIRERLERETLHNVALKVEEGSDPDKFLVSGRGELHLSVLIETMRREGFELAVSRPEVIIKTIDGQQMEPVEQLVVDIEEVHQGGVMEKLGIRKGQLKNMESDGKGRVRLDYMIPARGLIGFQNEFKTLTQGTGLLFHVFDHYGPKEQGAIAKRTNGVMIANAPGVTPAYSLGPLEERGKLFAAEGDNVYEGQLIGIHSKDNDLTVNAIKTKPLTNMRASGKDDAIKLTPAIKYTLEQALDFIEDDELVEVTPKEIRLRKKHLSETDRKRASRAA